The Halorussus gelatinilyticus genome contains the following window.
CTTATAAGAACCACTGTGAGAGGCGTTCCCATATCATGTGTCGGCTTCTGTGCATGGCGTTCTCGCGGCGTTTAGGGAAAGGTTTATGTAGAATGGCAATCAATCATTGCAACGAACATGGCACAACGAATGGGCAACCAGCCGATGATCGTACTTTCCGAGGACAGCCAGCGCACCTCCGGAAAGGACGCGCAGTCGATGAACATCACCGCCGGGACCGCCGTCGCCGAGGCCGTACGCACGACACTCGGTCCCAAAGGGATGGACAAGATGCTCGTGGACTCCACGGGCGAGGTCGTCGTCACGAACGACGGCGTCACCATCCTCAAGGAGATGGACATCGAGCACCCCGCGGCCAACATGGTCGTGGAAGTCTCCGAGACCCAAGAGAACGAGGTCGGCGACGGGACGACGACCGCCGTCGTCGTCGCCGGTGAGCTCCTGGAGAAGGCCGAGGACCTCCTCGAACAGGACATCCACGCGACCACGCTCGCGCAGGGGTACCGACAGGCCGCCGAGAAGGCCAAGGACATCCTCGAAGAGAAGGCTATCGACGTGGACGCCGACGACACCGAGTACCTCGAAAAGATCGCGTCCACCGCGATGACCGGCAAGGGCGCGGAGAACTCCAAGGAGTACCTCGCGGAACTCGTCGTCCGTGCGGTCCAGAACGTCGCCGACGAGGACGGCGTGGACACGGACAACGTCAAGGTCGAGACCGTCGTCGGCGGTTCCATCGACCAGTCCGAACTCGTCGAGGGCGTCATCGTGGACAAGGAGCGCGTCCACGAGAACATGCCCTACTTCGTCGAGGACGCGAACATCGCCCTGCTCGACGACGCCCTCGAAATCAAGGAGACCGAAATCGACGCGGAAGTCAACGTCACCGACCCCGACCAGCTCCAGCAGTTCCTCGACCAGGAAGAGGAGCAGCTCCGCGAGATGGTCGATACGCTCGACGACGTCGGCGCTGACGTCGTCTTCGTGGACGGCGGCATCGACGACATGGCCCAGCACTTCCTCGCGGAGAAGGGCATCATCGCGGTCCGCCGCGCGAAGTCCGACGACCTGAGCAAGCTCGCCCGCTCGACCGGCGCGAGCGTCGTCAGCAACGTCAGCGACATCGAAGAGGACGACCTCGGCTTCGCCGGCTCCGTCGCCCAGAAGGACGTCGGCGGCGACCAGCGCATCTTCGTCGAGGACGTCGAAGAGGCCAAGTCCGTGAGCCTCATCCTCCGCGGTGGTACGGAACACGTCGTGGACGAAGTCGAGCGCGCCATCGAGGACAGCCTCGGCGTCGTGCGCGTCACCCTCGAAGACGGCAAGGTCGTGCCCGGCGGCGGCGCGCCCGAGACGGAACTCGCGCTCGAACTGCGCGACTACGCCGACTCCGTCGGCGGCCGCGAACAGCTCGCGGTCGAAGCGTTCGCCGACACCCTCGAAGTCATCCCGCGGACCCTCGCCGAGAACGCGGGTCTCGACCCCATCGACTCGCTCGTCGACCTCCGCAGTCAGCACGACGGCGGTAAGTTCGAGTCGGGTCTCGACGCCTACACCGGCGAAGTCGTTGACATGGAGGAGGACGGCGTCGTCGAGCCGCTCCGAGTCAAGACCCAAGCCATCGAGTCCGCTACCGAGGCGGCCGTCATGCTGCTGCGCATCGACGACGTCATCGCCGCGGGCGACCTGAAAGGCGGTCAGGTCGACAGCGACGACGGCGGCGACCCCGGCGCTGGCGGCCCCGGCGGCGGCATGGGTGGCGGCATGGGTGGCGGCATGGGCGGCATGGGCGGTATGGGCGGCGCGATGTAAGCTAGGCCCACCGCCTCGCTTCACTGCCAACCGACGCCCGGTCCGCACCGGCCGACCGACCATCCGATTCGAGTTGCGCTGTCGTCCGACATCGCGTCTCGGAACCCATTTCGTTCTACTTTCTTCGCACCTGCCGACCGAACAGCGGTCGCTGGGGCCAGCGCAGGCGACCCGAACGAACCGACCGTCGGCCGAATTCGAACGCCGTCCGGTCAGTCGTCGGGGTCTCCGTTGGCGTCGAACGTGTCGTCGTCCGCCACGAGGAGACTTCGGAGCAGGACGAGGACAGGGAACACTTCGAGCCGACCCGCCCACATGACGACCACCAGCGTCAGCTTCGCCGACCCCGGCATTCCCGCGTCCGTGATGCCCGTCGAAAGCCCGACTGCACTGACGGCGCTGGCCACGTCGAAGACGATTCGCACGAACGGAACCGAGTCCGGCATGAGTATCGCGAGGGCGAGGACGCCGAAGACGAACGTCCCGAACCACAGGACCGTCACGAACGACGCGTCGTCGTAGTTAGTCGTGGCGTGTCGGGTGACGATGGAACCGATGTACGACGACTCGCTGGCCGCCGCGTCTCGGTACCCGGTGTCACCGCCGGGGAAGAACACGTTCGTCACCCGGTGCCACGTCCCCTCGACGAGGCTGAGACCCCGAATCACCTTGATGCCCGCCGTGGTCGAACCCATCGCGCCGCCGACGAACATCCCGAGAGTGACGACGACGAGCGCCGAGGTCGGCCACGAGCCCACCGATGCGGTCCCGAATCCGGCGCACGTCATCGCAGACACGAACTGAAACGTCCCGTACAGGACCGCCGACTGGGCCGACGGGTACGTCGCGTCGAACGCGAGCAGTCCCGTGACCGCGACCGACCCGACGGCGAGCGACACCCACAGCCACCGCGACTGGAGGTCGACGTAGAACTCCCGGAGGTCGCCCCGGAGCGCGAGATAGTACACCGGAACCGGGAGCGCTCCGACCATCATGATCGGCATCAGCGCGACCTGCACGGGAACGCCGTAGGCCGCCGCGCTCGCGTCGGTTATCGTGAACCCACCGGTCGAGATGGCGGACAGGCCGTGGTTGAGCGCCGCCCACGCCGACATTCCGACCGCCCAGAGGACCGCTATCGACGCGAGCGTGACGACCGAGAACGCGAGCAGCATCGCGCGGGGGTCGGCCGGTTGCAACTCCATCTCGCCCACGGGAATCTCGTTCTCGTAGTAGTCGGCGAGCGGTCCGGTCGAGTCGAACACCGACACGACCAAGACGACGATTCCCACGCCGCCGACCCACTGGAGGAGCGACCGCCAGAACTGGAGCGTCGCCGGGAGCCGACTCTCGCGGCGCGTCACCGTGAGACCCGTGCCGGTGAGTCCGCTGACCGCCTCGAACAGCGCGTTGGTCGGCGAGCGGAACGCCGCGAGGGTCGGAGAGAGCGGCGGGGCCGACGCCAGCGTCGGCCGTAGCGCGACCGTCCACGCCAGCGAGAGGAAGGGGAGCGCGCCGAACGCCCCGACGACTAGCCAGACGGCGGCGGCCGACGCGTAGCTCAGCGCCTTGTCGCTGGTCTCCGAGGGAGCGCCCGCCCGTTTGAACCCGACGCCCGCGAGGAACGTCGCGAGGGCGGACCCGAGAACGCCGGGCACGGCGTAGTACTCGCCGGCGGCGAGCGAGACGGTGACCAGCGATGCGGTGATGCAACTGAAGTACTCGAGCGCCCGGCCGACGTTCCAGCACGTGGCGCGCCGGTCCCACCCCATCGTCCATCCGGAGTTGGGGTTTGAGACTTGTAAACTGCGCGTCCGTCGAGCTTAGAAGTCGCTCAAGAGCGTGTTCGAGACGAGTTTCGAGACGCCCCGTCGGATGCGCTCGGAGGCCGACTGGCCGCTGATACCCAACTCCTCGCCCAACGCTTCGAGCGGAATCGCTCGCGGCACGTCGAAGTAGCCCTCGCGCTCGGCGGTCGTCAGCGCGTCTCGCTGTTCCGCGCTCAGGCCGAACTCGTCTTCGAGTTCCCCGTCGCCGGGCGTGTAGAGTCGCCGGAGTCGGAAGGTCACGTCTCGTTCGGCGCAGCATCTGCGCATCTCGACCACCGAGTCCCGGTCCGGAAATCGGACCCGTCGCTCCCACCCGTCGGCCGACCCGGTGGCGGCCATCGGCGACGCGCCGAGCCGTTGGTAGAGGGGGTAGATCGGGCGGAGGTTGTCGGGGTCGAGACGAATCCGGTAGAGCTTCCGGTCGCCGAGCGCTTCGATGGCGGCGCTCTCTCGGACCGACTCGTCGCGCTCGAGCCCGGTTTCGAGTCGGCCGAAGTCGCCGCCGAACGCCCAGAGCATCATCACGGGCACGTCGAACTCGGTGGCCATCTGCTGTTCGAGTTCGACGGTCACGTCCGGGGCCGCGTCCAGCGCAGCCGACAGCGCGAGTTCCGACGACCGGAGGGAGAACTCGGCAATAAGGCTCATTAGGGACCACTACTCTCGATTGCTTGAAAGCCTGTCGATACTAAATCAACTTCGCGTATACCCTAGTCGAACTCACTTCTCCTCGATGTCGAGTTCGAACTGCTCGTGTTCGCTGGCCGCGTTCAGGACGACGCTGGTGTTGCTCTCTTTGATGTCCGGGTCGTTGAGCAGGGTCTTGATGCCGCGGTTCATCCCGTCGGTGTCGGCGAACTTGCCGACCGCGATGATGTCGTAGTCGCCCGTGACCTCGTAGACGCTTATCATCTGGTCGTGGCTCCGGAGGTTCTCGGTCACGTCGGCGAGCGCGTTGCCCTCGACCTTGAGTTGGATGATGGCGGTCACGTCGTAGCCGAGCGCGTCGTAGTCCACCTTCGGCGTGTAGCCGTCGATGATACCTTCGTCTTCGAGGTCCTTGAGGTGGTTCGAGACGGTCGTGACCGACACGTCGAGGTCCTCCGCGAGACTCCGGAGACTCGCTCGGCCGTCGCCCAATAGCGCATTCACCAACTTCGCGTCGAGGTTTTCGTACGTCATCACGTCCAACGACGGGAGCCGGCCTTTAGAATTTTACGAATATCCAGTTTTGAGGCAAGAAACTCAGACTTGCGCGGACCAATAACGTTTTAGTAATCCACGTAGTCGTGAAGAACGACGACAAAGATGACGGATGGACAAATTGCAGCCAGCAAGGAATCGGAGTTGACCGACGCCGAACGGGACGTACTCGACAAGATAGACGCGGAGAACGTCGATTTCGTTCGCCTCCAGTTTACCGACATCACCGGGACCGTCAAGAACGTCAGCGTCCCCGCCTCGCAGGTCGAGAAGGCCTTCGAGGAGGGAATCTGGTTCGACGGCTCTTCTATCGAGGGATTCGTGCGCATCCAAGAGAGCGACATGCGTCTCGAACCCGACCCCGAGACGTTCGCCATCCTCCCGTGGCGCACCGACGGCGACACGGCGAGCGCCCGCCTCATCTGCGACGTGGTGAACACCGACGGGACGCCGTTCGAGGGCGGCCCCCGCCAAGTCCTCAAGAGCGTCCTCGCCGAGGCGGAGGAGATGGGCTACACGGTCAGCATCGGCCCCGAACCCGAGTTCTTCCTGTTCGAGAAGGACGAGGACGGGAAGGCGACGACCATCCCCCACGACTCGGGCGGCTACTTCGACCTCGCGCCCAAGGACCTCGCCAGCGACGTGCGCCGCGAGATAATCTTCACCCTCGAACAGATGGGCTTCGAGGTCGAGGCCAGCCACCACGAAGTCGCCGACGGCCAGCACGAGATCAACTTCAAGTACGACGACGCGCTCACGGCCGCGGACAACATCGCGACCTTCCGGGCGGTCGTTCGCGCCGTCGCCGAGCAGAACGACATCCACGCGACGTTCATGCCCAAGCCCATCAGCGCCATCAACGGCTCGGGCATGCACAGCCACATCAGCCTCTTCGACGAGGACGGCAACGCCTTCGCCGACGAGGACGACGAGTTCAACCTGAGCGAGACCGCCTACAAGTTCATGGGCGGCGTCCTCGACCACGCCGAGGCGTTCACCGCCGTCACGAACCCGACGGTCAACTCCTACAAGCGTCTGGTCCCCGGCTACGAGGCCCCGGTCTACGTCGCGTGGTCCGACGTGAACCGCTCGGCGCTCCTGCGCGTCCCCGACGCCGCCGGCGCGAGTTCCCGGTTCGAGATTCGGAGTCCCGACCCCTCGTGCAACCCCTATCTCGCGCTCGCCGTCGTCATCAAGGCGGGACTCGACGGCATCGAGAACGACGCCGACCCCGGCGAACCCGTCCGCGAGGACATCTACGAGTTCGACGAGGAGAAACGCGACGAGTACGGCATCACGACGCTCCCCGGCAGTCTCGACACCGCGCTCGAAGCGCTCGAGGAGGACGACGTGGTTCGGGAGGCGCTCGGCGACCACGTCACCGAGAAGTTCGTGGAGGCCAAGCGCGCCGACTACGCCGACTACAAGACCCACGTCTCGTCGTGGGAGAAGGAGAAGTACCTCGAAAAGTTCTGAACCGCTCCGCGAATCGCATCTCCCGGCATTCCTTCTCAGGTCGGCGACGCCGACCGACCGCTCTTCGCGCGCTCGACCGCCAGCGGTAGCACCAGGATTCCCACCGGAACCAGCGCGTTCAGCACGAACACCGCGGGGAGCGGGAGCGACAGTCGGTGGCCCACGTAGCCGACTCCGCCGAGTACCGCGAGACCGACGAGGGCGGCGGGCAGGTGGACCGCCCCGCTCGGTCGCGCGTCGAGCATCGACCACGTTACGCCGCCACCGACGACGCCGGCCACCGCGGAGACCGAATCCGGAGTCAACCCGTTCGTGGCGACCCCCGCCAGCGCGAGTCCGGCGGCGACGACGAATCCGCGGGACGGACTCCAGTCGGTGACGTACAGGAGCGCCGCGAGGTACGCCAGTCCGATGGCGATGCCGACCACCACGTCGGCGACGTAGTGGACGCCGATGACGAGCCGCGAGGTCGCCACGACGGCCACGACCGCTCCGGCCCCGATGGCCCGCCAGCGGTGGGAACCCCGTTCGAGGATGAGCGCGAGCAGTCCCCAGAGAACCGTCGCGCCGATGGCGTGGCCGCTCGGGAAGCCGTAGCCGCTGGCGTGACCGATCTGCACCTCGACCGGCGGGCGCGGGAGCGCGAACAGTCCCTTGAGCGCGAGGGTCAGCGCCAGCGCGCCGAGGACCGCCGAGAGCGCGAACGCGCCGCGCCGCCGGTTGCCGAACCAGTAGACGAACGCGACCGCCGCGAAGAGGAACCACGCGTCTCCGAGTTGGGTTATCAGCGTGAACAGCTCGCGCATCCACGGCGCGAGCAGTCGTTCGAGTGCCTGCGTGACGCCGACTCCTCGTCCGGGCATGAGCAGGGGCTAGTCGCGGGAGAAAGATATACGCTACGCCCGCCGAGATGGAACGGCCGAACCGACGGCGGGACCGGCCCCGCGCTACGACCGGAAGTTACCGATGCGGTCGCTGACGCGGCCGGGGAGACTCAGCACGCCGACGCCGAACCCGAGCATCACCATCAGGGCGTAGAGCCCGAGCGTCGAGAGCCAGACGACGGACATGGCGAAGATCGCCCAGAACTCTTCGAGCCAGAAGAAGGCTCCGAGCGTCATCGCGGTCCCGTACAGCAACACGAGATACGGACCCCAACCGCGGGCGTGGCCGCGACGCATCCGCTTGCGGACGTACTGCTTGAGTTCCGACTCGACCTCGGGCTTCTCCACGGTCCGGGTCTCGATGTCTTCTTCGAACGATTCGACGTCTGCTCGCAACTCCCGCAACTCGTCGCGGAGTTCCACGATGTCGGGAGCGGATTCGTCGTCGGTCATGTATCGGGAGAGTAGTCGTTGTTTGCGTTCGATACGGTCGGTCTCTGATTCCTTCGTTCGTTCCGCATAGCTGCCGCGGTCGGCGAGGACGACGTTCACGACGCCGCCGAGCAGGACGAGGATGCTGGCGAAGTACAGCCACGTCACCAGCAGGAGCGCGGTGCCGAGAAACTGCGAGGGGCCGGTCGAGGAGGCCGCGGCGTAGATTCGGAACAGCACCTGCAGTATCGTCCAACCGACGGTCGCGACCACGGCGCCGGGAAGCGCCTCGCGAATCGACACGCCGGCGTCCGGGAAGACGACGTACAGCGGGAGGAAGACGGGAACGAGCGCGACCAACTGAATCAGCGTCGTGACGACGCCGACGAACGGGAACTGCGGGAACAGCGCCGTCGCGGCACCGGTCAGCACCACCACCACCACGCCCGCGCCGATGGCGGCCAACACGAGCAGCGCGTCTTTCACCTGATCTGCGATTCCGGTCTTGGCGTCGGTCGCGTAGATTGCCGAGAAGGCCTCGTCGAACCCCCGGAACACCTTTATCGCGCTCCACGCCAGCAACACCAGTCCGATGGCGGTCGTCCCGCCCTGCCCCTGCGGGTTGAGGATGAACTGGCGCAGTTGGTCCTCGCCCGTCGCCGTCAGCAGGCCGGACGCTCGGTTGACGACCTGCGTGGCGAACTGCTCGCCGGCCACGAACGAGACGACGACGAAGGCGAGCAGGAGCAGGGGAATGAGCGAGACGAAGGCGTAGTAAGCCGTACTCGCCGCGAGGAAGGTGATTTCCTGCTCTCGGGCCTCCTCGACGACCGAGCGACCGACGTCCACGGCGTTTCCGAGACTGGGCACGCGACTCATTTCGCCAACGAGATACAAATATTCACTGGCACGAGGACGGGTATCTGGTCGTGAACTCCAGAGTTAGGCGTCGCGTGTCGCGTCTCGGATAGCTTCGACGGTCGCGCGCGTCTTGAACGTCGTGCCGCCGTAATGAGTTCGAGACGCCTCGAATCCGGCGTCTCGGAGGTTTTCGAGGAACTCGTCCATCCCAGAGGCTGTTCGGCTCCACTCCTTGCAGAGGCGGTGCTGGTCGTAGTGGGTCGGCAGGTGGAGTTCGCCTTCGAGGGTGTCGAGCAGTCGCTCGACCTTGCTCGCTGTCCCCATCGACTCGTCCAACTCGTCGCGGACCGCGGCGACGAACTCGGCGTCGTGAGTCGGACCGAGCCAGAGCGGTCCGGCGGTCAGCATCCGCTCGCCGCCACACTCGGGGCAGGTGTCGATGGGGTCGGCGATCAGCCCCTCGTCGTGTTCGCGGTGCAGGCAGTCCTCGCAGTGGTAGACGTGGCCCAGTTCGTCTATCGCGGCGTTGGCGTCGCTCGCGCTGTGGTCGAGTTCGAGGTAGGTCCGGACGTAGTGGTTCGTGGCGTGGGTCAGAATCGGCGTCACGCCCGCGTCGTAGCGCGCGGCGGTGCGGGCCATCGCCGACAGCAGGACGCGGACGCCCATCTCGGCGTGGTAGTCGGTGTTGCGCGGAACCGCGCCGTACTTCCGGACGCCGCTGTGGAAGTGCGCGCCACAGAGCGGCGCGGTGTCGGTCGCGGTGACGCAGACCAAATCGCGGGTGTTGGCGAAGGCGGCGTCCGCGAAGGGAATCGGCGTGCCGAAGGGGTCGATGTCCACCACGTCGAAGACCTCCTCGTGCATGACGGCGTTGGCGTCACGCTGGACGACCTCGCCGTCGAGGTCGTTGCGGGCGAGGTTCTCCCGACAGAGTTCGACGGCCGACTCGTCGATGTCCGCGAGCGT
Protein-coding sequences here:
- the thsA gene encoding thermosome subunit alpha, with amino-acid sequence MGNQPMIVLSEDSQRTSGKDAQSMNITAGTAVAEAVRTTLGPKGMDKMLVDSTGEVVVTNDGVTILKEMDIEHPAANMVVEVSETQENEVGDGTTTAVVVAGELLEKAEDLLEQDIHATTLAQGYRQAAEKAKDILEEKAIDVDADDTEYLEKIASTAMTGKGAENSKEYLAELVVRAVQNVADEDGVDTDNVKVETVVGGSIDQSELVEGVIVDKERVHENMPYFVEDANIALLDDALEIKETEIDAEVNVTDPDQLQQFLDQEEEQLREMVDTLDDVGADVVFVDGGIDDMAQHFLAEKGIIAVRRAKSDDLSKLARSTGASVVSNVSDIEEDDLGFAGSVAQKDVGGDQRIFVEDVEEAKSVSLILRGGTEHVVDEVERAIEDSLGVVRVTLEDGKVVPGGGAPETELALELRDYADSVGGREQLAVEAFADTLEVIPRTLAENAGLDPIDSLVDLRSQHDGGKFESGLDAYTGEVVDMEEDGVVEPLRVKTQAIESATEAAVMLLRIDDVIAAGDLKGGQVDSDDGGDPGAGGPGGGMGGGMGGGMGGMGGMGGAM
- a CDS encoding TrkH family potassium uptake protein, which codes for MGWDRRATCWNVGRALEYFSCITASLVTVSLAAGEYYAVPGVLGSALATFLAGVGFKRAGAPSETSDKALSYASAAAVWLVVGAFGALPFLSLAWTVALRPTLASAPPLSPTLAAFRSPTNALFEAVSGLTGTGLTVTRRESRLPATLQFWRSLLQWVGGVGIVVLVVSVFDSTGPLADYYENEIPVGEMELQPADPRAMLLAFSVVTLASIAVLWAVGMSAWAALNHGLSAISTGGFTITDASAAAYGVPVQVALMPIMMVGALPVPVYYLALRGDLREFYVDLQSRWLWVSLAVGSVAVTGLLAFDATYPSAQSAVLYGTFQFVSAMTCAGFGTASVGSWPTSALVVVTLGMFVGGAMGSTTAGIKVIRGLSLVEGTWHRVTNVFFPGGDTGYRDAAASESSYIGSIVTRHATTNYDDASFVTVLWFGTFVFGVLALAILMPDSVPFVRIVFDVASAVSAVGLSTGITDAGMPGSAKLTLVVVMWAGRLEVFPVLVLLRSLLVADDDTFDANGDPDD
- a CDS encoding helix-turn-helix domain-containing protein, encoding MSLIAEFSLRSSELALSAALDAAPDVTVELEQQMATEFDVPVMMLWAFGGDFGRLETGLERDESVRESAAIEALGDRKLYRIRLDPDNLRPIYPLYQRLGASPMAATGSADGWERRVRFPDRDSVVEMRRCCAERDVTFRLRRLYTPGDGELEDEFGLSAEQRDALTTAEREGYFDVPRAIPLEALGEELGISGQSASERIRRGVSKLVSNTLLSDF
- the lrp gene encoding HTH-type transcriptional regulator Lrp codes for the protein MTYENLDAKLVNALLGDGRASLRSLAEDLDVSVTTVSNHLKDLEDEGIIDGYTPKVDYDALGYDVTAIIQLKVEGNALADVTENLRSHDQMISVYEVTGDYDIIAVGKFADTDGMNRGIKTLLNDPDIKESNTSVVLNAASEHEQFELDIEEK
- the glnA gene encoding type I glutamate--ammonia ligase, translating into MTDGQIAASKESELTDAERDVLDKIDAENVDFVRLQFTDITGTVKNVSVPASQVEKAFEEGIWFDGSSIEGFVRIQESDMRLEPDPETFAILPWRTDGDTASARLICDVVNTDGTPFEGGPRQVLKSVLAEAEEMGYTVSIGPEPEFFLFEKDEDGKATTIPHDSGGYFDLAPKDLASDVRREIIFTLEQMGFEVEASHHEVADGQHEINFKYDDALTAADNIATFRAVVRAVAEQNDIHATFMPKPISAINGSGMHSHISLFDEDGNAFADEDDEFNLSETAYKFMGGVLDHAEAFTAVTNPTVNSYKRLVPGYEAPVYVAWSDVNRSALLRVPDAAGASSRFEIRSPDPSCNPYLALAVVIKAGLDGIENDADPGEPVREDIYEFDEEKRDEYGITTLPGSLDTALEALEEDDVVREALGDHVTEKFVEAKRADYADYKTHVSSWEKEKYLEKF
- a CDS encoding phosphatase PAP2 family protein — its product is MPGRGVGVTQALERLLAPWMRELFTLITQLGDAWFLFAAVAFVYWFGNRRRGAFALSAVLGALALTLALKGLFALPRPPVEVQIGHASGYGFPSGHAIGATVLWGLLALILERGSHRWRAIGAGAVVAVVATSRLVIGVHYVADVVVGIAIGLAYLAALLYVTDWSPSRGFVVAAGLALAGVATNGLTPDSVSAVAGVVGGGVTWSMLDARPSGAVHLPAALVGLAVLGGVGYVGHRLSLPLPAVFVLNALVPVGILVLPLAVERAKSGRSASPT
- a CDS encoding YihY/virulence factor BrkB family protein gives rise to the protein MPSLGNAVDVGRSVVEEAREQEITFLAASTAYYAFVSLIPLLLLAFVVVSFVAGEQFATQVVNRASGLLTATGEDQLRQFILNPQGQGGTTAIGLVLLAWSAIKVFRGFDEAFSAIYATDAKTGIADQVKDALLVLAAIGAGVVVVVLTGAATALFPQFPFVGVVTTLIQLVALVPVFLPLYVVFPDAGVSIREALPGAVVATVGWTILQVLFRIYAAASSTGPSQFLGTALLLVTWLYFASILVLLGGVVNVVLADRGSYAERTKESETDRIERKQRLLSRYMTDDESAPDIVELRDELRELRADVESFEEDIETRTVEKPEVESELKQYVRKRMRRGHARGWGPYLVLLYGTAMTLGAFFWLEEFWAIFAMSVVWLSTLGLYALMVMLGFGVGVLSLPGRVSDRIGNFRS
- a CDS encoding tRNA (guanine(26)-N(2))-dimethyltransferase — encoded protein: MRVSEGGVEVEVPEQADEGIGDEVFFNPVQELNRDLTVATLRAYRDREPRAEYYLDAMAASGVRGVRAAADGWNATLADIDESAVELCRENLARNDLDGEVVQRDANAVMHEEVFDVVDIDPFGTPIPFADAAFANTRDLVCVTATDTAPLCGAHFHSGVRKYGAVPRNTDYHAEMGVRVLLSAMARTAARYDAGVTPILTHATNHYVRTYLELDHSASDANAAIDELGHVYHCEDCLHREHDEGLIADPIDTCPECGGERMLTAGPLWLGPTHDAEFVAAVRDELDESMGTASKVERLLDTLEGELHLPTHYDQHRLCKEWSRTASGMDEFLENLRDAGFEASRTHYGGTTFKTRATVEAIRDATRDA